A stretch of Schistocerca nitens isolate TAMUIC-IGC-003100 chromosome 6, iqSchNite1.1, whole genome shotgun sequence DNA encodes these proteins:
- the LOC126262238 gene encoding uncharacterized protein LOC126262238, translated as MAAGTPATHLLGAVLLVAAAMLGQPGAGFPVELPANNRSLELGDCSWVEEGSRGHLGTVVSRCSVPNARLSTHVTLRTTQVVYAGEAPTCTISCVRALDQLAETAQLNVTLTGGGPGHTFVSLEVRAPVGYGYFFTVDAFLNCTGGVVPALRQTYLPAPSDVDATGAGASAPSCWPCAGGSWY; from the exons ATGGCCGCCGGAACACCCGCAACGCATCTGCTCGGCGCCGTCCTCTTGGTTGCCGCGGCGATGTTGGGACAGCCTGGCGCCGGCTTTCCTGTGGAGCTGCCGGCCAACAACCGCTCCCTGGAGCTGGGCGACTGCTCCTGGGTGGAGGAGGGCTCGCGGGGACACCTGGGAACCGTGGTGTCGCGCTGCTCGGTGCCGAACGCGCGCCTCTCCACGCACGTCACTCTCAGGACCACGCAG GTGGTGTACGCGGGCGAGGCCCCCACGTGCACGATCAGCTGCGTGCGCGCCCTGGACCAGCTAGCGGAGACGGCGCAGCTGAACGTGACGCTGACAGGCGGCGGGCCCGGCCACACGTTCGTGTCGCTGGAGGTGCGCGCGCCCGTCGGATACGGCTACTTCTTCACCGTGGACGCCTTCCTCAACTGCACGGGCGGCGTCGTGCCCGCGCTGCGGCAGACCTACCTGCCCGCGCCCTCCGATGTCGACGCCACCGGCGCGGGGGCGTCCGCCCCCTCATGCTGGCCCTGCGCCGGCGGCTCCTGGTACTGA